The following are from one region of the Gambusia affinis linkage group LG02, SWU_Gaff_1.0, whole genome shotgun sequence genome:
- the irx3a gene encoding iroquois-class homeodomain protein IRX-3a: MSFPQLGYQYIRPIYPPERQGIAGSARAGTELSPSGALSNVLSSMYGSPFAAAAQGYGAFLPYSNDISIFNQLGAQYDLKDGHGVQHPGFAPPHPAFYPYGQYQFGDPSRPKNATRESTSTLKAWLSEHRKNPYPTKGEKIMLAIITKMTLTQVSTWFANARRRLKKENKMTWTPRNRTDEEGNVYTSDHEGEEGDKREDEEEIDLENIDTENIESKDDLDDQDDLHSDIKLDGRSDSEISDGYEDLQGPEQRFLKAVGKEAKEAQRGGELFHGHHHHHPSLDIKASQPNAEQLKLNQVSVSSPPSENNPAPAQKPKIWSLAETATAPDNPRKSPQVNGSGSAATGGGTATQAILGPHRLISSCPVGKIQNWTNRAFSAHQLALLNSNHYLGLANQATATSLALYSSRQTEDKSHSSETPVTGTCPRH; encoded by the exons ATGTCTTTCCCTCAGCTGGGATATCAGTACATCCGACCGATATACCCGCCGGAGCGCCAAGGGATCGCCGGCAGCGCCCGGGCCGGGACAGAGCTGAGTCCGTCAGGCGCACTTTCCAACGTCCTCTCCAGCATGTACGGATCTCCTTTCGCCGCAGCCGCGCAGGGCTACGGAGCCTTTCTACCTTACTCCAACGATATATCAATTTTCAATCAATTG GGCGCCCAGTATGATCTGAAAGACGGCCACGGTGTCCAGCACCCAGGGTTCGCCCCCCCTCACCCTGCTTTTTACCCATATGGCCAGTATCAGTTCGGTGACCCGTCCAGACCCAAAAACGCCACCAGGGAGAGCACCAGCACTCTGAAGGCCTGGCTCAGCGAGCACCGCAAGAACCCTTACCCAACCAAGGGCGAGAAGATCATGCTGGCCATTATCACCAAGATGACCCTCACCCAGGTGTCCACCTGGTTCGCCAACGCCAGGAGGCGGCTAAAGAAGGAGAACAAGATGACATGGACCCCCCGGAACCGCACCGATGAAGAAGGGAATGTTTACACCAGCGACCatgagggggaggagggggacaagagggaggatgaggaggagatTGACCTGGAGAACATCGACACGGAAAATATTGAGAGCAAGGACGACTTAGACGACCAGGACGACCTTCACTCGGACATAAAACTAGACGGGAGGAGTGACTCTGAGATTTCGGACGGTTATGAGGATTTACAAGGGCCGGAGCAGAGGTTTCTGAAGGCAGTGGGGAAGGAGGCCAAGGAGGCGCAGAGAGGTGGAGAGCTCTTCCACggccaccatcaccaccacccaTCTTTGGACATCAAGGCATCCCAACCAAACGCAGAACAGCTCAAACTCAACCAGGTGTCCGTCAGCTCTCCACCTTCAGAGAACAACCCTGCCCCGGCCCAGAAACCAAAGATCTGGTCCCTGGCAGAGACGGCGACGGCCCCCGACAATCCGCGCAAGTCGCCGCAGGTGAACGGCAGCGGCTCAGCAGCGACGGGAGGAGGGACGGCCACCCAGGCCATCCTCGGCCCGCACAGACTAATCTCTTCCTGTCCCGTTGGGAAAATCCAGAACTGGACGAACCGAGCGTTCTCGGCGCACCAGCTGGCTTTACTGAACTCCAATCATTATCTGGGACTGGCGAACCAGGCCACCGCCACCAGCCTGGCACTGTACAGCAGCAGGCAAACGGAGGACAAGAGTCATAGTTCAGAGACTCCAGTCACAGGTACATGTCCCCGGCACTGA